CAGACCGGCGTTGCGCCTGATATCATGGCGGTTGCCAAGGGTATCGGCGGCGGTTTCCCGCTTGGCGCCTGCCTTGCGACAGCGGATGCAGCTTCCGGCATGACGGCCGGCGTGCATGGCACCACCTATGGCGGCAATCCGCTGGCAATGGCGGTTGGCAATGCCGTGCTGGATGTCGTTCTGGCTGACGGTTTTCTGGAAAAGGTTCGTGATGTCGCACTGGTCTTCCGCCAGGGTCTGGCGTCGCTCAAGGATCGTTATCCTGATGTGATCGAGGAAATTCGTGGCGAAGGCCTGCTGATGGGCATCAAGGCGAAGGTTCCTTCGGGTGATCTATTGCAGGCCATGCGCGCGGAGCACCTGCTCGGCGTGCCGGCAGGTGACAACGTCATACGTCTTCTGCCGCCGCTCGTCACCACGGCGGAAGAGGCCCGCGAAGGGCTGGCGCGAGTGGAAGCGGCTGCCGCCTCCCTGACAGCGAAACAGGCGAAAATCGCCTGAAACCAATCAAGGGCGGGCCTCTTCCCAGAGGCTCGCGAGCATGGGACAGTTTGAAATGGCTTCACCAAAACATTTTCTAGACCTTTCGGCCGTTGGGTCGGAGGACTTGCGGACGATTCTCGATGATGCGCGGGCGCGCAAGATTGCCACCAAGGCCGGCACGGCGGAAAAGCCGCTGGCTGGCAAGATGCTGGCGATGATCTTTGAAAAGCCGTCCACCCGAACCCGCGTTTCCTTCGATGTCGGCATGCGCCAGCTCGGCGGTGAGACCCTGTTCCTGTCGGGTACGGAAATGCAGCTCGGTCGTGCGGAAACGATCGGTGATACGGCCAAGGTTCTGTCGCGTTATGTTGACGCCATCATGATCCGCACAACGGATCATTCGCGCCTGCTTGAGCTTGCCGAACATGCAACCGTGCCTGTTATCAATGGCCTGACCGACGACACCCATCCCTGCCAGATCATGGCGGATATATTGACGTTCGAGGAACATCGTGGCCCGGTGAAAGGCAAGACAATCGCCTGGACGGGTGACGGCAATAACGTGTTGCACTCTTTCGTTGAAGGCTCTGCCCGCTTCGGTTACCGCATGAACATGGCGGTGCCCATGGGCTCTGAACCGCATGACAAGTTCCTGAACTGGGCGCGCAATAATGGCGGCGAGATCGCGCTTTATCATGATGCCGACAAGGCGGTTGCCGGGGCAGATTGTATCGTTACCGACACCTGGGTATCGATGAACCAGGAGCACAAGGCGCGCGGCCACAACATCTTCCAGCCGTATCAGGTGAATGAAGCGCTGATGGCCAAGGCCGATAAGGACGCACTGTTCATGCACTGCCTGCCGGCACATCGCGGCGAGGAAGTAACGGACGGCGTTATCGACGGGCCGCAATCGGTGGTCTTCGATGAGGCGGAAAACCGGCTCCACGCCCAGAAGTCCGTCATTGCCTGGTGCATGGGCGTCATCTGACGACCATTGCCGGTTCTGATCGATGCCGGACCAGGTGCTTGAACTTGGCCGCATACATTACCATCTGTGGGACTTCGAAGAGGCTCGTCGGTTTTTTGCTGGCGGGCCATCATCAAGATTTGCACGATTTTCCCCGGAGGCGGTTTCGCTTCCCGGATCTCTGTGCGACAAGCGGAAAAAGCACATTCAAAAAGCCGGACTTTTGGACGGTAGCGGCGCAACGGCTGCGCCAGGGAGTTATGATATGGCAGATGTAACGGTTGAACTCGACGATCTCGTTCTTGCTGGCGACGACAAGGTCGTACCCTTTCAGGTCGAAGGTCTGGATGTGCGCGGCCGCGCCGTGCAGGTTGGGCCGCTGCTGAACGCCATCCTCGAACGGCACGACTATCCCACGGTTGTCGCCCGCCTGCTGGCGGAAGCGACGGTTCTGACGGCGCTGATCGGTACATCCCTGAAGTTTTCCGGCAAGCTTACGGTGCAGACCAAGGGCGACGGCCCGGTGGACCTTTTGGTAGCGGATTTCACCGCGCCCGAGAGCATGCGCGCCTATGCCCGTTTTGACGAAGAGCGGCTGGCCGAGGCAATCGCTGCCGGCGCCACCTCACCCGAACAATTGCTGGGCACAGGCATTCTCGCTTTTACGATCGATCAGGGTATGGGTATGCAGCCCTATCAGGGCATCGTTCCGCTGGATGGCTCGTCGCTGGAAGAAATCGCCGGGGTTTATTTCCGGCAGTCGGAACAGCTTCCCACTCGCGTGCGCCTCGGCGTTGCCGAGTTCTTCGACCGTGACGGTGAAGGCAAGCCACGCCATGGCTGGCGTGCCGGCGGCGTCATCGCCCAGTTCCTGCCGCAGGCGCCGGAGCGTCTGCGCATGCGCGATCTCCACGGTGGTGATGGCGATGAAGGCGGTCACGAAACGATGGAAGACGATGCCTGGACCGAGGCGGTAACGTTGCTGAATACGGTCGATACCGACGAATTGACCGACCCGCAGGTGCCGGTCGAACGTCTCCTGTATCGGCTGTTTCATGAGAGCGGCGTGCGCATCTATGATCCGCAGGTCATCTTTGATCGTTGCAGCTGTTCGCGTGACAAGATCAAGGGCGTTCTGTCCGGCTTCACCGCTGAAGAGATCAAGGCGAGTGAGGAAGACGGCGCAATTGCGGTGACGTGCGAATTCTGCTCCACCACCTATCGCTACGACATCAGCGAGTTTGAAAACGTCTGAGTAAAAAGCCGCGCTGTTAAAAGGCGCGGCTTTTCAATTGCTCGTGAACCTCAGTTCAACACCCGTAAAAGCCCGGGTGAATCCAGCGAAAAGGCGGGAATGGTGACATTGAACACCTCGCCGCTTTCGGTTTCCATTTCATAATGGCCGAACATCAGGCCCGAAGGCGTGTCCAGCGGGCAGCCGGAGGAGTACTCATAGCTGTCGCCGGGGTTCAGGTGCGGTTGCTCACCCACGACGCCCGGCCCATAGACTTCATCCACCTGGCCGTTCTGATCGGTAATATGCCAATAGCGGTTGACGAGTGTCACCGTCATATCAGAGTTGTTCGAGATCACGACTTTGTAACCCCAGACGTAACGGTCGTCATCCGGGTCGGATTGTTCTTCGAGATAATACGGATCGACCGTCACCTCGATATCCCTTGTCAGAGCACGATACATACGCGCCACACCTCGATATTATGCCTGTTGCCATTATCCTACACTATAGGCTCTGGCTATCGTCAAGAAAATGAACGGCTTGACGGGTGGGCGCCACCTGTTGTTGCGCCGTTTTCCACCGTTAGGGATAACGATAAAGGTAAATATTGGTTGCCCGCCACAGGATTTTGCCCTCTGCGGAGCCGGCTGCACCATGGCCCGACGCAGGGTAGGGCCATGGTGCTTATGGATTGAATTTTCAGGCGGAAACGGCTGCAAGCCCCTTCGCCAGATCTTCCAGCAGGTCGTCCGTATCTTCGATACCGCAGGAAAGACGCAGAGTTCCGCCGGAAATGCCCAGCTCGGCGCGCGCCTCATCGGAAAGGTTCTTGTGCGTTGTGGTGCCGGGATGGGTGATCAGGCTCTTGGCATCGCCCAGATTGTTGGAAATCTTCACGATCTCCAGCGCGTTCTGCAGCGCGAAAGCCGCATCCTTGCCGCCCTTCAGTTCGAAAGCCACCAGCGTCGAGCCGCCCGACATCTGCCGCGCGATAATATCGGCCTGCGGGTGATCGGCGCGGCCGGGATAGATGACCTTGGCGACCTTGCCGCTATCGGCGAGGAAATCGGCGATCTTGCCGGCATTTTCCGTCTGCTGCTTGACGCGCAGCGGCAGGGTTTCGATGCCCTTCAACAGCGTCCACGCGTTAAACGGCGACATGGCCGGACCGGTGTGGCGGAAATAATCCTGTAGCTCTTCCTCGATCCACTTCTTGTCGGAAAGGATTACGCCGCCGAGGCAACGGCCCTGACCATCAATATGTTTGGTCGCCGAATAAACCACGATATGAGCGCCGAGTTCGAGCGGCTTCTGGAAGAGTGGCGTCGCAAATACATTGTCGACCACGACCTTCGCGCCGATCTGGTTGGCAAGCTTTGCCACACCGGCAATATCCACCACTTCAAGTGTCGGATTGGTCGGGCTTTCAAGGAAGAACAGCTTGGTATTCGGCTGGATCGCCTTTTCCCAATTGCCGAGATCGCGTCCGTCGATCAGCGTGCACTCGATGCCGTATTTCGGAGCAAGCGTCTCAACCACCCAGCGGCAGGAGCCGAAAAGGGCGCGTGCGGCAACGATATGGTCGCCGGCGCGCAGCTGGCACATGATGGCGGCGGTGACGGCGGCCATGCCGGAGGCGAGCGCCCGGGCGTCTTCAGCACCTTCCAGCAGGCACATGCGCTTTTCGAACATGTCATTGGTCGGGCTGGCATAACGGGCATAGATGAACCCGTCCGTTTCGCCCTTGAAGCGCGCTTCGGCGGCTTCGGAGTTTTCGTAGACGAAACCCTGGGTCAGATAGATCGCTTCCGACGTCTCACCATAGGGGGAGCGTAGCGTACCGCCGTGAACGAGCTGGGTTGCCGGGCGCCATTTATTGCTCATGTGATCACCTTCAAAACAAAAAAACCGGCCGCAAAAGCAGACCGGTTCCAAGCACCCGGTCTTTTTAGCCACTTGTTTAACGTGGCTGCAAGCCGACCGGCCAAATCACCACGGGATAAGCTTGCCATACTGCCGTTATCGGCTTGCGTCAATGCTTTCCTTTTGGTTTTGTCGCCGTAAAAAGGAATGATGACCATGACGAGAACCACGGGCATTTTGGCGGATGGCGCTATCCGGGCGCTGTTTGCGGGCGGCAAGCTTAAAAGCGAGGCCGAGCTCGATGTTGACCAGGTGCAGCCCGCCAGCCTCGATTTGCGGCTGGGCTCAAAAGCCTATCGCGTTCGTGCCAGCTTCATGCCTGGCCCCGGAACCCGCGTCATCGACAAGCTCAACCGCTTCAGCCTGCACGAGGTCGATCTCTCTGAGGGCGCCGTGCTGGAAACCGGTTGCGTTTATATCGTTCCGCTGATGGAAAGCCTGGAACTGCCGGCGGAGATGTCGGCTTCAGCCAATCCCAAAAGCTCGACCGGTCGTCTTGATATCTTCACCCGCGTGATGACCGACAATGCGCAGGAATTCGACAAGATCCCGGCGGGATATAC
The Agrobacterium cucumeris DNA segment above includes these coding regions:
- the argF gene encoding ornithine carbamoyltransferase; the protein is MASPKHFLDLSAVGSEDLRTILDDARARKIATKAGTAEKPLAGKMLAMIFEKPSTRTRVSFDVGMRQLGGETLFLSGTEMQLGRAETIGDTAKVLSRYVDAIMIRTTDHSRLLELAEHATVPVINGLTDDTHPCQIMADILTFEEHRGPVKGKTIAWTGDGNNVLHSFVEGSARFGYRMNMAVPMGSEPHDKFLNWARNNGGEIALYHDADKAVAGADCIVTDTWVSMNQEHKARGHNIFQPYQVNEALMAKADKDALFMHCLPAHRGEEVTDGVIDGPQSVVFDEAENRLHAQKSVIAWCMGVI
- a CDS encoding Hsp33 family molecular chaperone, with protein sequence MADVTVELDDLVLAGDDKVVPFQVEGLDVRGRAVQVGPLLNAILERHDYPTVVARLLAEATVLTALIGTSLKFSGKLTVQTKGDGPVDLLVADFTAPESMRAYARFDEERLAEAIAAGATSPEQLLGTGILAFTIDQGMGMQPYQGIVPLDGSSLEEIAGVYFRQSEQLPTRVRLGVAEFFDRDGEGKPRHGWRAGGVIAQFLPQAPERLRMRDLHGGDGDEGGHETMEDDAWTEAVTLLNTVDTDELTDPQVPVERLLYRLFHESGVRIYDPQVIFDRCSCSRDKIKGVLSGFTAEEIKASEEDGAIAVTCEFCSTTYRYDISEFENV
- the apaG gene encoding Co2+/Mg2+ efflux protein ApaG, which produces MYRALTRDIEVTVDPYYLEEQSDPDDDRYVWGYKVVISNNSDMTVTLVNRYWHITDQNGQVDEVYGPGVVGEQPHLNPGDSYEYSSGCPLDTPSGLMFGHYEMETESGEVFNVTIPAFSLDSPGLLRVLN
- a CDS encoding O-succinylhomoserine sulfhydrylase; protein product: MSNKWRPATQLVHGGTLRSPYGETSEAIYLTQGFVYENSEAAEARFKGETDGFIYARYASPTNDMFEKRMCLLEGAEDARALASGMAAVTAAIMCQLRAGDHIVAARALFGSCRWVVETLAPKYGIECTLIDGRDLGNWEKAIQPNTKLFFLESPTNPTLEVVDIAGVAKLANQIGAKVVVDNVFATPLFQKPLELGAHIVVYSATKHIDGQGRCLGGVILSDKKWIEEELQDYFRHTGPAMSPFNAWTLLKGIETLPLRVKQQTENAGKIADFLADSGKVAKVIYPGRADHPQADIIARQMSGGSTLVAFELKGGKDAAFALQNALEIVKISNNLGDAKSLITHPGTTTHKNLSDEARAELGISGGTLRLSCGIEDTDDLLEDLAKGLAAVSA